One window from the genome of Dolosigranulum savutiense encodes:
- a CDS encoding 5'-nucleotidase C-terminal domain-containing protein — protein sequence MFKQERVHRKVLRKVKKQFVTVTVLGGLVGLGAQAVSAQEVSDQPTKVTEATELTPTEEVAVEAQEDRLDELEAPVDDEIGEGEEAPLTEADTIEMQTVSSFADTDEVKEQVATDKLATSNRAKAATDNKEQVKEAENKEKKKYRRATIMHTNDFHGRLSAKGDSRYDLGFAHVKTLADKYRELADEFIMVDAGDTIHGTNETNLSEGKNAIDLLNKLGYKAFVPGNHEFNYGLDRLLELTNNEENTFKTISSNVEYKDTGKQVFDSFVEWEVFGKKIGIFGITAQDTPTTTHPKNVEDIRFTDEIEATKKQVEQLSEQFSHLVALTHVGHNIDKKIAQAVPELDVIIGGHSHTPVISGEMVGNTLVSQAWEYGKMIGLVHLDFDEDGNLVKKTAETITLEENFELKDNRGKQENILDVLPSSTVGNTDDIKRETVEEDPEVKAMLDKFKASLDEKLNEVIGESSVDLNGARDAVRKRETNLANFVADAIREFSGADISVINGGSIRTSLAAGELTVGSVIEVLPFINTVETINIPGREIKDALEHSVRLLPEEQNGGFLQISGMKVAVDLTRPAGDRIVGVSVGDEPLDLDRTYAVASSDFTLAGGDGYNMFTKYEIANVSGELFSDAVINHIKAQKGPINPKVDGRITISDKALTDSDLQELGLTRLGAKAADQPAEGASEQATEQPTQEEQANNAKAQESQDAQKATNKPAEARSTAKEALVKEKLQEENEQKKAGVRLPDTATGAWALGLIGLTSLVSGLGTTKFARKD from the coding sequence ATGTTCAAACAGGAGCGAGTGCACCGAAAAGTGTTGCGCAAGGTGAAGAAGCAGTTCGTGACAGTGACGGTCTTAGGAGGACTGGTGGGGTTAGGAGCACAGGCAGTAAGTGCCCAAGAAGTAAGTGATCAACCGACTAAAGTGACTGAAGCAACTGAATTAACACCGACCGAAGAAGTGGCTGTCGAAGCACAAGAAGACAGACTAGATGAACTTGAAGCACCAGTAGATGATGAGATAGGCGAGGGTGAAGAAGCCCCTCTAACCGAAGCAGATACCATAGAGATGCAAACTGTATCTTCCTTTGCCGATACCGATGAAGTCAAAGAACAAGTAGCAACTGATAAGCTAGCAACATCCAATCGTGCTAAAGCAGCAACAGATAATAAGGAACAAGTGAAAGAAGCCGAAAACAAAGAAAAGAAAAAATACCGTCGAGCAACTATTATGCATACGAATGATTTTCACGGTCGTTTAAGTGCCAAAGGAGATTCAAGATATGACTTAGGATTTGCTCATGTGAAGACATTGGCTGATAAATATCGTGAACTTGCCGATGAATTTATTATGGTAGATGCGGGAGACACCATTCACGGCACGAATGAAACGAACTTGTCGGAAGGGAAAAATGCGATAGATTTATTGAACAAATTAGGCTATAAAGCCTTCGTACCAGGCAATCACGAGTTTAACTATGGCTTAGATCGTCTCTTGGAGTTGACCAACAATGAAGAGAATACGTTCAAGACGATTTCGTCTAATGTGGAATACAAGGATACAGGCAAACAAGTCTTTGATTCGTTCGTCGAATGGGAAGTGTTTGGGAAGAAGATTGGGATCTTCGGTATCACCGCTCAAGATACCCCAACAACCACTCATCCGAAAAATGTAGAAGATATTCGCTTTACGGATGAAATCGAAGCAACTAAAAAACAAGTTGAGCAATTAAGTGAGCAATTCAGCCATCTAGTCGCCCTTACTCACGTTGGGCACAATATTGATAAAAAAATTGCCCAAGCCGTTCCTGAACTCGATGTCATTATCGGCGGGCACTCACATACCCCTGTGATCAGTGGTGAGATGGTGGGGAATACCTTAGTGTCACAGGCATGGGAATACGGGAAGATGATTGGCTTAGTGCACTTAGACTTTGATGAAGACGGAAATCTAGTGAAGAAAACAGCAGAGACAATTACTTTGGAGGAAAATTTTGAATTGAAAGATAATCGCGGAAAACAAGAAAATATCTTAGATGTTCTCCCAAGTTCAACAGTAGGGAATACGGATGATATTAAGCGTGAAACTGTCGAAGAAGATCCAGAAGTAAAAGCGATGCTAGATAAGTTCAAAGCATCATTGGATGAGAAACTAAATGAAGTCATCGGAGAGTCTAGTGTGGACTTGAATGGAGCACGTGATGCAGTGCGTAAACGTGAAACGAACTTAGCCAATTTTGTCGCAGATGCTATTCGTGAGTTCTCCGGAGCAGATATTTCTGTAATCAATGGCGGAAGTATCCGTACAAGCTTGGCGGCTGGGGAGTTAACAGTCGGCAGTGTAATCGAAGTCTTACCATTCATTAACACCGTCGAGACGATTAACATTCCTGGTCGCGAGATTAAAGATGCACTAGAGCACTCTGTTCGCCTATTGCCAGAAGAGCAGAACGGTGGTTTCTTACAGATCTCTGGGATGAAAGTGGCGGTTGACTTGACTCGACCAGCTGGAGATCGTATTGTAGGGGTTAGTGTGGGGGATGAACCACTTGACTTGGACCGTACGTACGCTGTGGCATCCAGTGATTTCACCTTAGCAGGTGGCGATGGCTATAATATGTTCACTAAATATGAGATTGCAAATGTATCAGGTGAACTCTTCTCTGATGCGGTTATTAACCATATTAAGGCACAAAAAGGACCGATTAATCCTAAAGTTGATGGTCGAATTACGATTTCGGATAAAGCTCTAACAGATTCAGACTTACAAGAACTAGGCTTAACACGTCTCGGAGCAAAAGCTGCCGATCAACCGGCAGAAGGTGCTTCAGAACAAGCTACTGAACAGCCAACGCAAGAGGAACAGGCAAACAATGCGAAAGCTCAAGAGTCACAAGACGCACAAAAAGCAACTAATAAACCAGCTGAAGCACGTTCAACTGCGAAAGAAGCTCTTGTCAAAGAAAAATTACAAGAAGAAAATGAACAAAAGAAAGCTGGTGTACGTCTGCCAGATACTGCAACCGGCGCATGGGCACTTGGCTTAATTGGTCTAACGTCATTAGTTAGTGGATTAGGTACGACAAAATTTGCACGAAAAGACTAA
- a CDS encoding Mini-ribonuclease 3, whose translation MESKQAELLNGLALAYMGDGIYEVYVREHLLAAGDTKPNELHRKAKRYVSAENQADVMDWLLAEERLSADEEIYFKRGRNSKSKTKAKNASHRAYSYSTGFEAMIGWLYLTNQLDRLQELVRQCLMWIDEREMRE comes from the coding sequence ATGGAGAGTAAACAAGCAGAGCTTCTGAATGGGCTGGCACTGGCATATATGGGTGATGGGATATATGAAGTGTACGTCCGTGAGCACTTGTTGGCGGCAGGTGATACGAAGCCGAATGAGTTGCATAGGAAAGCCAAACGTTATGTCTCAGCGGAAAATCAAGCGGATGTGATGGATTGGCTCCTAGCAGAAGAGCGATTAAGCGCGGATGAGGAGATTTACTTTAAGCGGGGACGCAATAGTAAATCGAAGACGAAAGCGAAGAACGCAAGTCACCGAGCGTACAGTTATTCGACGGGCTTCGAGGCAATGATTGGATGGTTATATTTAACCAATCAACTTGACCGATTGCAAGAGTTAGTACGGCAGTGTCTGATGTGGATTGATGAAAGAGAGATGAGAGAATGA
- the cysS gene encoding cysteine--tRNA ligase — translation MVKVYNTLSRQLEEFVPIEPGRVRMYVCGPTVYNYIHIGNARAAVAFDTIRKYLEFRGYAVRYVSNFTDVDDKILRAARETGEEPRTLAERFIQAYHDDTGALNVAQADVHPTVTDNIDEIIAFNEALIERGYAYESGGDVYFKTREFESYGKLSGISVDELLAGASERLDEADSQLKEDPLDFALWKTAKDGELSWDSPWGKGRPGWHIECSVMATRELGDTIDIHAGGQDLQFPHHENEIAQTEAKTGQSFANYWLHNGFVTMDSEKMSKSLGNFKLLRDLLEHFDGQVLRFLLATAHYRKPINYSEAAIEEARVNLQKIQTAYENAEYRLRSAVDVSGHLPDDRQVLDEWQVFLDSFNTHMDMDFQAQNGISDIYDMVRFLNRYMNQETVSGAVLDQLLADLKERLYIFGIEDLTSEQTLLDEDIRDLIDEREQAREDKDYARADEIRDQLSEQGIILEDTAQGVRFKRVNTDGE, via the coding sequence GTGGTGAAGGTATATAATACATTAAGTCGACAGTTGGAGGAGTTCGTGCCGATTGAGCCAGGACGGGTGCGGATGTATGTGTGCGGACCGACTGTGTATAATTATATTCATATCGGGAATGCGCGGGCAGCGGTAGCGTTCGATACGATTCGGAAGTACTTGGAGTTCCGGGGTTATGCAGTTCGTTATGTTAGTAATTTCACGGATGTGGATGATAAGATTTTACGGGCTGCACGTGAGACGGGTGAAGAGCCGAGAACATTGGCAGAGCGGTTCATTCAGGCGTATCATGACGATACGGGAGCGCTGAATGTTGCCCAAGCAGATGTTCATCCAACTGTGACTGACAATATTGATGAAATTATTGCGTTCAATGAAGCGTTAATCGAGCGAGGTTATGCGTATGAGTCCGGTGGGGATGTGTATTTCAAGACCCGTGAATTTGAATCATATGGGAAGCTCAGCGGGATTTCAGTTGATGAGTTGTTAGCTGGAGCGAGTGAGCGGTTAGATGAAGCTGACAGCCAGCTGAAAGAAGATCCGCTTGATTTTGCGCTTTGGAAGACAGCTAAGGACGGCGAGTTGTCTTGGGATTCTCCGTGGGGCAAAGGACGCCCAGGTTGGCATATTGAATGTTCTGTCATGGCGACACGCGAGTTAGGTGATACCATTGATATTCATGCAGGTGGGCAAGATTTGCAGTTCCCTCATCATGAGAATGAAATTGCTCAGACGGAGGCGAAGACGGGGCAATCATTTGCCAATTATTGGTTGCATAATGGGTTTGTGACGATGGATTCAGAGAAGATGAGCAAGTCGCTGGGGAATTTTAAGCTATTGCGTGACTTGTTGGAGCACTTCGATGGGCAAGTGTTGCGCTTCTTACTTGCGACGGCTCATTATCGTAAGCCAATTAACTATTCAGAGGCAGCGATTGAAGAAGCACGGGTGAATTTGCAGAAGATTCAGACGGCTTATGAGAATGCTGAGTACCGTTTGCGTTCAGCGGTGGATGTGAGTGGTCATCTGCCGGATGATAGACAAGTCCTTGATGAGTGGCAAGTGTTTCTTGACAGCTTCAATACTCATATGGATATGGATTTCCAAGCACAGAATGGAATCAGTGATATCTATGACATGGTCCGCTTCTTGAATCGCTATATGAATCAAGAGACGGTGTCAGGTGCTGTCTTAGATCAGTTGCTAGCTGACCTGAAGGAGCGGTTGTACATTTTTGGAATTGAAGATCTGACGAGTGAGCAGACCTTGCTAGATGAAGACATTCGGGACTTAATCGATGAGCGTGAACAAGCACGTGAAGATAAAGATTACGCCCGTGCAGATGAGATTCGTGACCAGCTAAGTGAGCAAGGAATTATTCTAGAAGATACGGCTCAAGGTGTTCGCTTCAAGCGGGTGAATACGGATGGAGAGTAA
- a CDS encoding type II CAAX endopeptidase family protein encodes MEFIKKSLTIIKIIALSLLFMILIHFVSLGAFAERLFPTFPEGTTANIIKLAYTIIAFIIMFWLLKRWNRSVNDTYMDHSVFSKKIWGYGIGGYVIIFVLSLVFLYVKQHIAGGPQESSRIIQDRFFFEEGMFAAGITGLNSLIFKPILEEMTFRLGFLGQLVEEDIPQWIAILGTSVVFAWFHGDIISQSFITGIGLSILTLKSKSIYPAMIAHVLINTSVLVIRWYQYQ; translated from the coding sequence ATGGAGTTTATCAAGAAAAGTCTAACTATTATTAAAATAATTGCATTATCGTTGCTGTTTATGATTTTAATACATTTTGTTTCATTGGGGGCATTTGCGGAACGTTTATTTCCAACTTTCCCGGAAGGAACTACTGCTAATATTATAAAGTTAGCTTATACAATTATCGCATTTATCATTATGTTTTGGTTGTTGAAGCGGTGGAATCGTTCAGTCAATGATACGTATATGGATCATTCAGTGTTTAGTAAAAAAATATGGGGTTATGGTATTGGGGGATATGTCATTATATTTGTACTATCACTTGTATTTCTATATGTGAAACAACACATTGCAGGTGGACCTCAAGAATCTTCGCGTATTATCCAGGATCGTTTCTTTTTTGAGGAAGGCATGTTTGCAGCCGGTATAACAGGGCTCAATTCGTTGATTTTCAAACCCATTCTAGAAGAAATGACGTTTAGATTAGGCTTTCTAGGTCAATTAGTTGAAGAAGATATTCCCCAATGGATAGCTATACTTGGGACTTCTGTTGTATTTGCTTGGTTTCACGGTGATATCATCTCTCAAAGTTTTATAACAGGGATAGGGTTATCTATATTAACATTGAAGAGCAAATCGATTTATCCCGCTATGATTGCACATGTGTTAATCAACACTTCTGTATTAGTAATTCGTTGGTATCAGTATCAATAA
- a CDS encoding ROK family protein codes for MAILTFDIGGTSVKYGVWADESITVQSFATPDTWAEMKETMVEIKESFAVDYDLEGVAISAPGTVDKRLGQIVGVSAIEYIHFFPIFDELEYALGLPVTIENDANCAALAEYWRGVGKNADSMLLVVIGTGIGGAFIHQGKLYRGANLSAGEFGMMLVGQAGDNWSQSGSPVNLAKRYANRTGETVEATAVYERAEQGDAVAIEEVTYQFESLARGLYNLTFVFDPEIIAIGGGFSNKPDLIDSLYDTMYDLVDRYNLLFPYRPNLQTCHFKNDANLIGAVYHFKQEYK; via the coding sequence ATGGCCATTCTTACATTCGATATTGGAGGAACATCAGTAAAATATGGTGTGTGGGCAGATGAGAGCATCACAGTTCAGTCATTCGCTACACCAGATACGTGGGCTGAGATGAAAGAGACGATGGTTGAGATTAAAGAATCGTTCGCAGTTGATTATGACTTGGAAGGGGTTGCGATTTCGGCGCCAGGAACGGTTGATAAGCGTTTAGGACAGATTGTCGGCGTGAGTGCGATTGAATACATTCACTTTTTCCCAATCTTTGATGAGCTAGAATATGCACTGGGATTGCCTGTGACGATTGAGAACGATGCGAACTGTGCGGCCTTAGCAGAATATTGGCGTGGCGTGGGAAAAAATGCCGATAGCATGTTGTTGGTCGTTATTGGAACGGGAATCGGTGGTGCCTTCATTCATCAAGGGAAGCTATACCGCGGAGCAAACTTATCAGCGGGAGAATTCGGGATGATGTTAGTCGGTCAGGCTGGGGATAATTGGAGTCAGTCTGGTAGCCCTGTGAACTTAGCTAAGCGGTATGCTAATCGTACTGGTGAGACTGTAGAGGCTACAGCGGTGTACGAACGGGCCGAGCAAGGCGATGCAGTTGCAATAGAAGAAGTTACTTATCAGTTCGAGAGTCTAGCTAGAGGCTTATACAATCTGACGTTTGTGTTTGATCCGGAGATTATTGCGATCGGTGGCGGTTTTTCGAACAAGCCAGACTTAATTGATTCATTATATGACACTATGTATGACTTAGTTGATCGGTATAACTTATTATTCCCGTATCGACCCAATCTGCAGACCTGCCACTTTAAGAATGATGCTAATTTAATCGGTGCTGTCTATCACTTTAAACAGGAATATAAATAA
- the rlmB gene encoding 23S rRNA (guanosine(2251)-2'-O)-methyltransferase RlmB, whose product MSSKEEFVIGRHPAREVLQSDRDVNKVFLQDGLSSGKISELFDLAKARGIQVSFVPKSKLDSLSDGGNHQGVVVTASPVDYYSLDELLAEAREDTDEPFFIMLDGVEDPHNLGSIMRTADAAGVNGIIIPNRRAVGLTSTVAKASTGAIEHVPVARVSNLNNTIKKLKDEGFWFFGTDMNGKDYRQWNTQGAIVLVIGNEGEGLSRLVKENMDEVLNIPMTGHVQSLNAGVASAILMYEVYRKRNPLDE is encoded by the coding sequence ATGAGTTCGAAAGAGGAATTTGTGATTGGTCGGCATCCGGCGCGTGAGGTGTTGCAATCAGATCGTGATGTGAATAAGGTGTTTTTGCAAGATGGGCTCAGTTCGGGCAAAATTAGTGAGTTATTTGATTTGGCGAAAGCTCGTGGGATTCAGGTGAGCTTTGTGCCGAAGTCGAAATTGGATAGTTTGTCAGATGGGGGTAATCATCAAGGAGTTGTCGTAACGGCAAGCCCGGTTGATTATTATAGTTTGGATGAGTTGCTAGCAGAGGCGCGAGAGGATACGGATGAGCCGTTCTTTATTATGCTAGATGGTGTGGAAGATCCGCATAACTTAGGATCAATTATGCGAACCGCTGATGCAGCTGGCGTTAATGGGATTATTATTCCGAATCGGCGCGCAGTTGGACTAACTAGTACGGTAGCGAAGGCAAGTACGGGAGCTATTGAGCATGTACCCGTTGCTCGCGTTAGTAACTTGAATAATACCATCAAGAAGCTCAAGGATGAAGGATTCTGGTTCTTCGGCACCGACATGAACGGCAAAGATTATCGCCAGTGGAATACGCAAGGAGCGATTGTGTTAGTGATCGGCAACGAAGGAGAAGGATTGTCCCGGCTGGTGAAGGAAAATATGGATGAAGTCTTGAATATTCCGATGACGGGTCATGTTCAGAGTCTGAATGCCGGGGTTGCAAGTGCGATCTTAATGTATGAAGTTTATCGCAAGCGAAATCCATTAGATGAATAA